The following proteins are encoded in a genomic region of Nymphalis io chromosome 16, ilAglIoxx1.1, whole genome shotgun sequence:
- the LOC126774126 gene encoding longitudinals lacking protein, isoforms F/I/K/T isoform X3: MDDDQQFCLRWNNHQSTLVSVFDTLLEKGIHVDCTLAAEGQTLKAHKVVLSACSPYFENVLSQQYDKHPIIILKDVKYAELRAMMDYMYRGEVNISQDQLAALLKAAESLQIKGLSDNKPSRPPSRPPQATAHPPRAPSPPPQARDGSVDSRSGSLSPSRRRKKARRASASPAPPAPAPPDARDEPAPLKEELSRDGVEDLTLDEEADEQPAVAHNDVVRNFQWHMERSQDEIMNSNDSVRESQGKRTTPRHSIMTRSKKVSEETFTTTLAILKNVAAPADDAKENARAPSPAPPARFHILPRGEQSLPCAQYKTDKGYRCPNCQRCYNARKNLVRHVTLECGREPQYKCPHCSYSKHRRNELKKHMEKKHPDLAQPSPAPVGVK; the protein is encoded by the exons ATGGATGATGACCAGCAGTTCTGCCTGCGGTGGAACAACCACCAATCGACGCTGGTGTCTGTGTTTGATACATTGTTAGAGAAAGGAATTCACGTGGATTGCACCTTGGCTGCTGAAGGACAAACACTCAAAGCACATAAAGTAGTTTTGTCTGCGTGCAGTCCTTATTTCGAG AACGTATTATCTCAACAGTATGACAAACATccaataataattctaaaagaTGTTAAATATGCCGAGTTAAGAGCTATGATGGACTACATGTACCGTGGTGAAGTAAACATATCACAAGACCAGCTGGCGGCTCTGTTGAAAGCAGCAGAGTCGCTGCAAATCAAAGGTCTTTCAGACAACAAGCCATCAAGACCACCGTCGCGCCCCCCTCAAGCAACTGCACACCCGCCCCGTGCACCGTCTCCCCCACCACAA GCGCGAGACGGCAGCGTGGACAGCCGCTCGGGCTCGCTCAGCCCGAGCCGGCGCCGGAAGAAAGCGCGCCGCGCGTCCGCctcgcccgcgccgcccgcgcccgcgccgcccgacgCGCGCGACGAGCCCGCGCCGCTCAAGGAGGAGCTGTCGCGCGACGGCGTGGAGGACCTCACGCTGGACGAGGAGGCGGACGAGCAGCCCGCCGTCGCACACAACGACGTCGTACGCA ATTTTCAATGGCATATGGAAAGATCTCAAGATGAAATTATGAATTCAAATGACAGTGTTCGAGAGAGTCAAG GTAAGAGAACGACACCGAGACACAGTATCATGACCCGTAGTAAAAAAGTGAGCGAGGAGACGTTCACGACGACGCTGGCCATCCTCAAGAACGTGGCGGCGCCGGCCGACGACGCCAAGGAGAACGCGCGCGCGCCgtcgcccgcgccgcccgcgcgctTCCACATCCTGCCGCGCGGCGAGCAGTCGCTGCCGTGCGCGCAGTACAAGACGGACAAGGGCTACCGCTGCCCCAACTGCCAGCGCTGCTACAACGCGCGCAAGAACCTCGTGCGCCACGTCACGCTCGAGTGCGGCCGCGAGCCGCAGTACAAGTGCCCGCACTGCTCCTACAGCAAGCACCGCCGCAACGAGCTCAAGAAGCACATGGAGAAGAAGCACCCCGACCTGGCGCAGCCCTCGCCCGCGCCCGTCGGCGTCAAGTGA
- the LOC126774126 gene encoding protein bric-a-brac 2 isoform X2, with translation MDDDQQFCLRWNNHQSTLVSVFDTLLEKGIHVDCTLAAEGQTLKAHKVVLSACSPYFENVLSQQYDKHPIIILKDVKYAELRAMMDYMYRGEVNISQDQLAALLKAAESLQIKGLSDNKPSRPPSRPPQATAHPPRAPSPPPQARDGSVDSRSGSLSPSRRRKKARRASASPAPPAPAPPDARDEPAPLKEELSRDGVEDLTLDEEADEQPAVAHNDVVRNFQWHMERSQDEIMNSNDSVRESQEKPTDLTSILNYTKTPFPLTRGYLKTSDVKKETQDENLSERGKIRGRKPYRKKGHLKGQRKFKRNHDMTVTKDNQSNERRYLCSICKEKQYKYRRNKLRHEKYECITGPQFTCEKCGKRYSQKKTLTMHIAQKHQKPKDERANSKPI, from the exons ATGGATGATGACCAGCAGTTCTGCCTGCGGTGGAACAACCACCAATCGACGCTGGTGTCTGTGTTTGATACATTGTTAGAGAAAGGAATTCACGTGGATTGCACCTTGGCTGCTGAAGGACAAACACTCAAAGCACATAAAGTAGTTTTGTCTGCGTGCAGTCCTTATTTCGAG AACGTATTATCTCAACAGTATGACAAACATccaataataattctaaaagaTGTTAAATATGCCGAGTTAAGAGCTATGATGGACTACATGTACCGTGGTGAAGTAAACATATCACAAGACCAGCTGGCGGCTCTGTTGAAAGCAGCAGAGTCGCTGCAAATCAAAGGTCTTTCAGACAACAAGCCATCAAGACCACCGTCGCGCCCCCCTCAAGCAACTGCACACCCGCCCCGTGCACCGTCTCCCCCACCACAA GCGCGAGACGGCAGCGTGGACAGCCGCTCGGGCTCGCTCAGCCCGAGCCGGCGCCGGAAGAAAGCGCGCCGCGCGTCCGCctcgcccgcgccgcccgcgcccgcgccgcccgacgCGCGCGACGAGCCCGCGCCGCTCAAGGAGGAGCTGTCGCGCGACGGCGTGGAGGACCTCACGCTGGACGAGGAGGCGGACGAGCAGCCCGCCGTCGCACACAACGACGTCGTACGCA ATTTTCAATGGCATATGGAAAGATCTCAAGATGAAATTATGAATTCAAATGACAGTGTTCGAGAGAGTCAAG AAAAACCCACAGATCTAACAAGTATCCTGAATTACACCAAAACCCCTTTTCCACTAACTCGAGGCTACCTAAAAACGAGCGATGTGAAGAAAGAGACCCAGGATGAGAATTTATCCGAAAGAGGAAAGATTAGAGGCAGAAAGCCCTATAGGAAGAAAGGTCATTTAAAAGGGCAGAGGAAATTTAAGAGAAATCACGATATGACAGTGACTAAAGATAATCAAAGTAACGAACGGAGATATCTGTGCTCAATCTGTAAGGAGAAACAATATAAGTACAGGAGAAATAAACTAAGACACGAAAAATACGAATGTATCACTGGACCTCAGTTTACTTGTGAAAAATGTGGAAAAAGATATTCTCAGAAAAAAACTCTGACTATGCACATTGCCCAAAAACATCAGAAGCCAAAGGACGAAAGAGCTAACTCGAAAccaatttaa
- the LOC126774126 gene encoding longitudinals lacking protein, isoforms A/B/D/L isoform X4 has protein sequence MDDDQQFCLRWNNHQSTLVSVFDTLLEKGIHVDCTLAAEGQTLKAHKVVLSACSPYFENVLSQQYDKHPIIILKDVKYAELRAMMDYMYRGEVNISQDQLAALLKAAESLQIKGLSDNKPSRPPSRPPQATAHPPRAPSPPPQARDGSVDSRSGSLSPSRRRKKARRASASPAPPAPAPPDARDEPAPLKEELSRDGVEDLTLDEEADEQPAVAHNDVVRNFQWHMERSQDEIMNSNDSVRESQGEESFARLGGLSWEQWSARLALPLVAGMRVGAPALPAPGEPSFTCPDCGRVYKLKSSLRNHQKWECGKEPQFQCPYCVYRAKQKMHIARHMERMHREVHVKHEQYIKQDNVDACT, from the exons ATGGATGATGACCAGCAGTTCTGCCTGCGGTGGAACAACCACCAATCGACGCTGGTGTCTGTGTTTGATACATTGTTAGAGAAAGGAATTCACGTGGATTGCACCTTGGCTGCTGAAGGACAAACACTCAAAGCACATAAAGTAGTTTTGTCTGCGTGCAGTCCTTATTTCGAG AACGTATTATCTCAACAGTATGACAAACATccaataataattctaaaagaTGTTAAATATGCCGAGTTAAGAGCTATGATGGACTACATGTACCGTGGTGAAGTAAACATATCACAAGACCAGCTGGCGGCTCTGTTGAAAGCAGCAGAGTCGCTGCAAATCAAAGGTCTTTCAGACAACAAGCCATCAAGACCACCGTCGCGCCCCCCTCAAGCAACTGCACACCCGCCCCGTGCACCGTCTCCCCCACCACAA GCGCGAGACGGCAGCGTGGACAGCCGCTCGGGCTCGCTCAGCCCGAGCCGGCGCCGGAAGAAAGCGCGCCGCGCGTCCGCctcgcccgcgccgcccgcgcccgcgccgcccgacgCGCGCGACGAGCCCGCGCCGCTCAAGGAGGAGCTGTCGCGCGACGGCGTGGAGGACCTCACGCTGGACGAGGAGGCGGACGAGCAGCCCGCCGTCGCACACAACGACGTCGTACGCA ATTTTCAATGGCATATGGAAAGATCTCAAGATGAAATTATGAATTCAAATGACAGTGTTCGAGAGAGTCAAG GCGAGGAGTCGTTCGCGCGGCTGGGCGGGCTGTCGTGGGAGCAGTGGTCGGCGCGCCTGGCGCTGCCGCTGGTGGCCGGCATGCGCGTGGGCGCGCCCGCGCTGCCGGCGCCGGGCGAGCCCAGCTTCACGTGCCCCGACTGCGGCCGCGTCTACAAGCTCAAGTCGTCGCTGCGCAACCACCAGAAGTGGGAGTGCGGCAAGGAGCCGCAGTTCCAGTGCCCCTACTGCGTGTACCGCGCCAAGCAGAAGATGCACATCGCGCGCCACATGGAGCGGATGCACCGCGAGGTGCACGTCAAGCACGAGCAGTACATCAAGCAGGACAACGTGGACGCCTGCACGTAG
- the LOC126774126 gene encoding longitudinals lacking protein isoform X5 translates to MDDDQQFCLRWNNHQSTLVSVFDTLLEKGIHVDCTLAAEGQTLKAHKVVLSACSPYFENVLSQQYDKHPIIILKDVKYAELRAMMDYMYRGEVNISQDQLAALLKAAESLQIKGLSDNKPSRPPSRPPQATAHPPRAPSPPPQARDGSVDSRSGSLSPSRRRKKARRASASPAPPAPAPPDARDEPAPLKEELSRDGVEDLTLDEEADEQPAVAHNDVVRNFQWHMERSQDEIMNSNDSVRESQVAQLYTPYILGYGTAGLSSGKVGWTLYECVDCGNKYKHKGSLQRHIKYECRKQPSFKCPYCVYRAYQKHNLLLHERHLHKDLPEKVDFVSE, encoded by the exons ATGGATGATGACCAGCAGTTCTGCCTGCGGTGGAACAACCACCAATCGACGCTGGTGTCTGTGTTTGATACATTGTTAGAGAAAGGAATTCACGTGGATTGCACCTTGGCTGCTGAAGGACAAACACTCAAAGCACATAAAGTAGTTTTGTCTGCGTGCAGTCCTTATTTCGAG AACGTATTATCTCAACAGTATGACAAACATccaataataattctaaaagaTGTTAAATATGCCGAGTTAAGAGCTATGATGGACTACATGTACCGTGGTGAAGTAAACATATCACAAGACCAGCTGGCGGCTCTGTTGAAAGCAGCAGAGTCGCTGCAAATCAAAGGTCTTTCAGACAACAAGCCATCAAGACCACCGTCGCGCCCCCCTCAAGCAACTGCACACCCGCCCCGTGCACCGTCTCCCCCACCACAA GCGCGAGACGGCAGCGTGGACAGCCGCTCGGGCTCGCTCAGCCCGAGCCGGCGCCGGAAGAAAGCGCGCCGCGCGTCCGCctcgcccgcgccgcccgcgcccgcgccgcccgacgCGCGCGACGAGCCCGCGCCGCTCAAGGAGGAGCTGTCGCGCGACGGCGTGGAGGACCTCACGCTGGACGAGGAGGCGGACGAGCAGCCCGCCGTCGCACACAACGACGTCGTACGCA ATTTTCAATGGCATATGGAAAGATCTCAAGATGAAATTATGAATTCAAATGACAGTGTTCGAGAGAGTCAAG TTGCACAGTTGTACACACCTTATATATTGGGTTATGGGACAGCCGGTCTGAGTAGCGGCAAGGTCGGGTGGACGCTGTATGAGTGCGTGGATTGTGGGAATAAATACAAGCACAAGGGCTCTCTACAGCGACATATTAAGTACGAATGTAGAAAACAGCCGAGTTTCAAGTGTCCTTACTGCGTGTATCGCGCCTATCAAAAGCATAATTTGCTTCTACATGAACGACATCTGCACAAAGATTTGCCGGAGAAAGTGGATTTCGTGTCGGAATGA
- the LOC126774126 gene encoding longitudinals lacking protein, isoforms F/I/K/T isoform X1, with amino-acid sequence MDDDQQFCLRWNNHQSTLVSVFDTLLEKGIHVDCTLAAEGQTLKAHKVVLSACSPYFENVLSQQYDKHPIIILKDVKYAELRAMMDYMYRGEVNISQDQLAALLKAAESLQIKGLSDNKPSRPPSRPPQATAHPPRAPSPPPQARDGSVDSRSGSLSPSRRRKKARRASASPAPPAPAPPDARDEPAPLKEELSRDGVEDLTLDEEADEQPAVAHNDVVRNFQWHMERSQDEIMNSNDSVRESQELHKDSHLPSALLSLLSARAQSQSLAALVPSCIQVTNVMKSNLAKDIAPFPPLHLPKVPLDTLSTIPDDLKTHLLQQAFMQNNNTVGQGVDFKSIGKQDEPDSDGEYDDTDDIVLPEETDAFYDNAYSSNSGSLSSVSDMFESKHDAKGHAKRDGNSSDDASRQFECRHCGKRYRWKSTLRRHENVECGGKAPSHQCPYCSYKAKQRGNLGVHIRKHHNTEWYIYASNKVRRNKKTSI; translated from the exons ATGGATGATGACCAGCAGTTCTGCCTGCGGTGGAACAACCACCAATCGACGCTGGTGTCTGTGTTTGATACATTGTTAGAGAAAGGAATTCACGTGGATTGCACCTTGGCTGCTGAAGGACAAACACTCAAAGCACATAAAGTAGTTTTGTCTGCGTGCAGTCCTTATTTCGAG AACGTATTATCTCAACAGTATGACAAACATccaataataattctaaaagaTGTTAAATATGCCGAGTTAAGAGCTATGATGGACTACATGTACCGTGGTGAAGTAAACATATCACAAGACCAGCTGGCGGCTCTGTTGAAAGCAGCAGAGTCGCTGCAAATCAAAGGTCTTTCAGACAACAAGCCATCAAGACCACCGTCGCGCCCCCCTCAAGCAACTGCACACCCGCCCCGTGCACCGTCTCCCCCACCACAA GCGCGAGACGGCAGCGTGGACAGCCGCTCGGGCTCGCTCAGCCCGAGCCGGCGCCGGAAGAAAGCGCGCCGCGCGTCCGCctcgcccgcgccgcccgcgcccgcgccgcccgacgCGCGCGACGAGCCCGCGCCGCTCAAGGAGGAGCTGTCGCGCGACGGCGTGGAGGACCTCACGCTGGACGAGGAGGCGGACGAGCAGCCCGCCGTCGCACACAACGACGTCGTACGCA ATTTTCAATGGCATATGGAAAGATCTCAAGATGAAATTATGAATTCAAATGACAGTGTTCGAGAGAGTCAAG AGTTACACAAGGATAGCCACCTCCCGTCCGCTCTGTTGTCGCTGCTGTCGGCGCGCGCGCAGTCGCAGTCGCTGGCGGCGCTCGTGCCGTCCTGCATCCAGGTCACCAACGTCATGAAATCCAACCTCGCCAAAGACATCGCGCCCTTTCCGCCCCTGCACCTCCCCAAAGTGCCCCTCGACACGCTCAGCACCATCCCCGACGACCTGAAGACGCACCTGCTGCAGCAGGCTTTCATGCAGAACAACAACACCGTTGGCCAGGGTGTCGATTTCAAATCGATCGGCAAGCAGGACGAACCGGACTCCGACGGCGAGTACGACGACACGGACGACATCGTGCTGCCGGAGGAGACGGACGCCTTCTACGACAATGCCTACTCGAGCAACTCGGGGAGTCTCAGCTCCGTCAGTGATATGTTCGAGTCCAAGCACGACGCCAAAGGGCACGCGAAGCGGGACGGCAACAGCTCGGACGACGCCAGCAGGCAGTTCGAGTGCAGGCACTGCGGGAAGAGATATCGCTGGAAGTCCACCCTGAGGCGCCACGAGAACGTGGAGTGCGGGGGCAAGGCGCCGTCCCACCAGTGCCCCTACTGCTCGTACAAGGCCAAGCAGAGGGGAAATCTAGGAGTTCACATTCGAAAGCACCATAATACCGAGTGGTACATATACGCTAGCAACAAAGTGAGGCGAAATAAAAAAACCTCGATATAG
- the LOC126774129 gene encoding cytochrome c oxidase assembly protein COX11, mitochondrial: MNRLLCINKCYFNTFRSNISRTSPVILVSKNVSPNICILRGTHEQKKIRSTLNYMIALGVMTVGLSYAAVPLYRIFCQAYSYGGTTGQAEADDSVSKMIAIKDRPLKIRFNADVASSMQWNFKPQQTDITVVPGETALAFYTARNPTDKTVIGISTYNVIPFEAGQYFNKIQCFCFEEQMLNPHEQVDMPVFFYIDPEFQEDPKMEYVDEIVLSYTFFEAKEGLKLPVPTYAR; this comes from the exons ATGAATAGattactttgtataaataagTGTTACTTTAATACATTTAGGAGTAATATAAGTCGAACTTCGCCTGTTATTTTAGTTTCTAAAAATGTTTCaccaaatatttgtattcttCGTGGAACACACGAACAAAAGAAAATCCGGTCAACTCTTAATTATATGATAGCACTAGGTGTAATGACAGTCGGTTTAAGTTATGCGGCAGTAccattatatagaatattttgtcAG GCATATAGCTATGGAGGTACTACTGGTCAAGCGGAGGCTGATGATTCTGTCAGTAAGATGATAGCAATTAAAGATAGACCACTCAAGATTCGCTTCAATGCCGATGTCGCATCTTCTATGCAGTGGAATTTTAAACCACAACAAACAGATATCACT GTGGTGCCGGGTGAGACCGCACTTGCATTTTACACAGCACGGAACCCCACAGATAAGACAGTAATAGGCATCAGCACATACAATGTCATCCCTTTTGAAGCCGGACAGTACTTCAACAAGATTCAGTGCTTTTGCTTTGAGGAACAAATGCTTAACCCTCATGAACAG GTCGACATGCCTGTGTTTTTCTACATAGACCCAGAGTTTCAAGAAGATCCTAAAATGGAATATGTAGACGAAATAGTACTATCATACACCTTCTTCGAGGCTAAGGAAGGACTAAAGCTACCGGTTCCCACTTATGCCAGATAA